Genomic segment of Mycolicibacterium psychrotolerans:
CAGCTACAAGCATCTGCGGGCCAGGATCGAACGGCTCGATCCGACAGACCGACATTTCGAACTGCTGATCATCACCCATGTCGATGCAGACCACATCGAGGGGATCTTGCGGCTCCTGCAGGAAAGGCATCTGGGTGTGACCTTCGACGACGTGTGGTTCAACGGCACGCGCCAGATCAACGCCGCTTTGGATGACGGTGACCTGCTCGACGAACGGCAGGGCGAATACCTCCAGGCAGTGCTCACCCACTCCGGACAGCGGTGGAATGGCGCCTTCGACGGCGAAGCCATCTTCGTCCCCCCAGATGGCGAGTTGCCGACAGCCACTCTGGCCGGCGGGGCCCGCGTGCATGTTGTGTCGCCGACAGGCAGCGAATTGAAAGCCCTCGGCGCGCGGTGGGTCGACATCGTCGCCAAGGAGGGATTCGCCACCGGAGACACGGACACGGCGCTGACCAAGCTGGCTGAGCAGAAGCGCCTTCAACCGGTCGACACCTTGGGCGACGAGCCGGCTCCGGACGTCCTCGGCGAGTCCGACGACCCTCCGGGGAGCGATTCGTCTGTCGCCAACGGCAGCAGCATCGCGGTCATCCTGGACTACGACGGTCACCGCATCTTGCTTTCCGGTGACGCGTTCCCCGGCGTCCTGGTGGACGCGCTGGGTCGTTACCCCGGCGGCACACCGGTCGATGTGGCGTTGTTCAAGCTGCCGCATCACGGGAGCATCCGGAACATGACCGACGAAATGATCGAAGCCGTTGCCTGTGAGCGGTTCGCGATCTCCAGT
This window contains:
- a CDS encoding ComEC/Rec2 family competence protein; protein product: MFSVEMLPAGHGDCLWIEYGDPVRRVLVDGGPYYSYKHLRARIERLDPTDRHFELLIITHVDADHIEGILRLLQERHLGVTFDDVWFNGTRQINAALDDGDLLDERQGEYLQAVLTHSGQRWNGAFDGEAIFVPPDGELPTATLAGGARVHVVSPTGSELKALGARWVDIVAKEGFATGDTDTALTKLAEQKRLQPVDTLGDEPAPDVLGESDDPPGSDSSVANGSSIAVILDYDGHRILLSGDAFPGVLVDALGRYPGGTPVDVALFKLPHHGSIRNMTDEMIEAVACERFAISSNGKYFGHPNARAIDTLLNALPADCDPQLWFNYLSEQTKPWCDPQRQEAKKYTAKHPSDEGDHGITVAIH